AAAATTTTTGGCTGCCTTCGACCGTGTAGGGCATGTGGCAATCCGCGCAGGCAACTCCGCGGGCGGCGTGTACGCCGCTGGTGTAGATTTCATAATCGGGATGCTGTCCCTTGAGCATGGGAGCGCGGCTGAGCGTATGGGTCCAGTCGTAAAATTCCAGTTTGTCGTAGTAGGCTTCCATGCTTTCCACGGACATGCCCTTATCCCAGGGATGGGTGAGGTATTCACTGCCGTCCAGCCGCTTGTCGAAATAATATTCCACATGGCATTGGGCGCAGACCAGGGAACGCATCTCCTGGTGGGTGGCTTTGGAAATGTCTTTGCCCATGCGCTGAAACGCTTCGATCAGGGCGGGCCGGGTGATTACCAGGTTCATGGTTTCGGGGTCGTGGCAATCGGCGCAACCGATGGGGTTGACGATCTCGGGCCCCAGGCGGGACCACCTGCCGGTATGGAAGGCGGTGATGCCCTCCTGTTTCATCATGCGGGGTACATCGGGGCTTTTGCAGGTCCAGCAGGTGGTGGGCATGGGGTCATTGCCCGCACCGTCCGGGGCGCCGGTACGCAGGGTATCGTAGATGTCGGTGATGGCGTTGCGATGTCCCCGGCCCTGCTTGTAGTCGGCCGCAAACGGGTAGCCGGCCCACAACACCACCAGCCGCGGGTCGACCTCCAGCATGTCGATTTCGGCGCTGCCGTTGTAGCGGCTCTTGAACGATGATTCCTCCGTGCGCAGGTAAGATTCGTATTGCCTGGGGTGGTTTTCCCCCCAGATTCGGCTGCGGGGTTCCAATTCGTTGATCATGACCTGGGGCTTGTAGACCATCTGGGTTTCCACCCGGCGTTCGGCGTAAGTGGAGATCAACAAACCCAAAACAAAGGCCGCGCCCACGGCGCCTGCGAAAATCAGCCAGAACAGCCATGACGGATTGCGTTTTTCACTCATTACTCACTCCGTTTGCGTCAATTTTACTTTCAGCCAGGCCGGAACCGGCTTTGTTATTAGTTGCGCGCCCGGCTGGTTCACGGATGCCAGTCCGCGGGTGCGACCATGGGGCACATCGCGGTGGCAATTCCAGCACAGCCGCTCGCTGCCGTCGATATGGGTTCCCGGATCCACGTCAGTCATGGCTTTTTCGTGGCAGCGCAGGCAGTTTCCGCGGATGATTTCCTTGGTGGAAGCCGTGGAGTGGGGGATGTTTGCTTCCATCCTCAGCATGAACAGGGTCAGGTCTTTCATGCCGTCGCGGGCCTTGATCGCGTACTTGGCAACCGGGTTGTGGTGGGGCAGGTGGCAGTCCCCGCATTGGGCGTACTGGCGGTGGGCGCTGTGGTTCCAGGTGGCGTACTGGCTTTCCATCACGTGGCATTGCACACACATGCGTGATTCAGCCGACAGGTAGTAGGGGGTGTTTGCGTACACGTTGAAATAGAGAAACAAGCCGCAAGCCAATCCGCAGGAAAACAGCATGGCGGTTTTCTGCGGTAGCGAAAACCGCCTCCAGAATTTCCCGGCGTCAGCGCGGATGTTCATGGCCATGTTGTCCGCGCGGGAGTCTACCCGAATACGATCCGCTTTTCAAGCCTTTTTTTATGGGACAACAAAATTGGACACAATAAAGCTTCAGGTCAATCGGGTTACTCCCGGCGATCCGGTGTGCCTCTCGAGTGCCGTTTATGGAACTCCTTTCATGGCTGTTTTCAATCTGAATCAGAACCTGGGGACGGTTCAGGCAGGCCGTGGGTGGAGCGGTTCCAGCCGACGCACACCATCACCGCCAGCAGGGGGTAGAGGCGCAGGGGTAGAAATCCCAGGGTACGGCCGGCGATCGCAAGCGCTCCGG
The window above is part of the Candidatus Aminicenantes bacterium genome. Proteins encoded here:
- the nrfA gene encoding ammonia-forming cytochrome c nitrite reductase — encoded protein: MSEKRNPSWLFWLIFAGAVGAAFVLGLLISTYAERRVETQMVYKPQVMINELEPRSRIWGENHPRQYESYLRTEESSFKSRYNGSAEIDMLEVDPRLVVLWAGYPFAADYKQGRGHRNAITDIYDTLRTGAPDGAGNDPMPTTCWTCKSPDVPRMMKQEGITAFHTGRWSRLGPEIVNPIGCADCHDPETMNLVITRPALIEAFQRMGKDISKATHQEMRSLVCAQCHVEYYFDKRLDGSEYLTHPWDKGMSVESMEAYYDKLEFYDWTHTLSRAPMLKGQHPDYEIYTSGVHAARGVACADCHMPYTVEGSQKFSDHHVQSPLNNVANSCQACHREETEQLIADVYERQERIIQNRDALEKLLVRAHMEAATAWEKGASEKEMADILTLIRHAQWRWDYVAASHGASFHSPVETGRIIATAIEKAQECRVKLARVLTRLGVTGEIPYPDIETKARAQQFVGLDMEKLTRQKAMFKQKILPQWLAEAEKREKQWGKEIR
- a CDS encoding cytochrome c nitrite reductase small subunit, coding for MAMNIRADAGKFWRRFSLPQKTAMLFSCGLACGLFLYFNVYANTPYYLSAESRMCVQCHVMESQYATWNHSAHRQYAQCGDCHLPHHNPVAKYAIKARDGMKDLTLFMLRMEANIPHSTASTKEIIRGNCLRCHEKAMTDVDPGTHIDGSERLCWNCHRDVPHGRTRGLASVNQPGAQLITKPVPAWLKVKLTQTE